The sequence TCGCGGCAAAAACGAAGTTTTTGACATGACCGAGGCGCAACATTAACGATAACTTTAGTTATCAATTAAAAAACGGAGTTTTTATCATGTTAAGCAGAGTTGCAGATTCCATTTACTGGTTGGGCCGTTACATTGAACGTGCCGAAAACGTGGCCCGCGCCATCGATGTCAATCTTCAGTTGCAGCTGGACTTGCCCGGCGAAGAACGCCCCTGGGAACCGGTGATCCAGACCGCCGGTAACGCCGATGCCTTCTTCAAAAGCTACGCCCACGTCTCTACCGAAAACGCCCTCACCTTCCTTACCTTCGATAAGGATAATCCCAGCAGCATTATTTCCTGCGTGGCCGCCGCCCGCGAAAACGCCCGCTGTGTCCGTGAGAGAATTTCCTCTGAATTGTGGATTGCCATCAACCAGTTCTATCTTAAGTTGAACGATCCCGAAATGCCCAAGCAGGCTTTAGCCGCACCCCACGCCTTCTACAACAGCGTGAAGGAATTCAGCCAGCTGACCGTAGGTATCATTCAGGGCACCATGACTCATGACGTAGCCTGGAACTTCGCACGCCTGGGCACCATGATCGAACGCGCCGACCAGACCTCCCGAATTCTGGATGTGAAGTACTACATCCTCCTTCCGGATGTAAGCATGGTAGGCATGGCCCTGGATACAGTCCAGTGGAATGCGGTTCTCAAGAGCGTGGGCGCCTACGAAATGTTCCACCGCAAGAATTCCAATGTGACGCCCCAGAACGTTGCCGAATTCCTGCTATTGAGCGAAGACTTCCCCAGGTCCCTCCGCTACTGCCTGGAACAGGCCGAAATCAGTCTCAAG comes from Fibrobacter sp. and encodes:
- a CDS encoding alpha-E domain-containing protein, with the translated sequence MLSRVADSIYWLGRYIERAENVARAIDVNLQLQLDLPGEERPWEPVIQTAGNADAFFKSYAHVSTENALTFLTFDKDNPSSIISCVAAARENARCVRERISSELWIAINQFYLKLNDPEMPKQALAAPHAFYNSVKEFSQLTVGIIQGTMTHDVAWNFARLGTMIERADQTSRILDVKYYILLPDVSMVGMALDTVQWNAVLKSVGAYEMFHRKNSNVTPQNVAEFLLLSEDFPRSLRYCLEQAEISLKNIAFPVKSNADSLRLLGKMRSDMAFSTIEEIIKSGLHEKIEEMQVNLCDLGTQIWKDFFC